Proteins co-encoded in one Spirosoma endbachense genomic window:
- a CDS encoding LytR/AlgR family response regulator transcription factor, translated as MKALIIDDEPDNVQLLVLQLARHCPQVEIIGQFTDSPSALIALRTLRPSLVFLDIEMPMLNGFQLLEQLGEVSFQVVFVTAYNQYAVRAFRFSALDYLLKPVDTIDLVNTVRRAEQASLTASGVVGAAQLDLLRSWYPTTQSVSTSPATLPTKIALPHANGLTFVETSQILYAESDSNYTNFVLETGEKYLISKTLGDVQEMLETRNFLRVHRQYIVNLDHIKRLVKGEGTYLVLTTGANIPVSRQHKDRLLERFGWV; from the coding sequence ATGAAGGCTCTCATCATTGACGACGAACCCGATAATGTGCAGTTGCTGGTGCTTCAACTGGCTCGGCACTGTCCACAGGTGGAGATTATTGGGCAATTTACCGATAGTCCATCGGCCTTGATTGCCCTGCGAACGTTGCGCCCTTCGCTGGTTTTTCTGGATATTGAGATGCCCATGTTGAACGGATTTCAATTGCTCGAACAACTCGGTGAGGTGTCGTTTCAGGTTGTTTTCGTGACAGCCTACAATCAATATGCGGTGCGGGCATTCCGGTTTTCGGCCCTCGATTATTTGCTCAAGCCTGTCGATACGATTGATCTGGTGAACACGGTTCGCCGGGCTGAACAGGCCAGTCTCACGGCTTCGGGTGTAGTGGGAGCGGCTCAGTTAGACTTGTTGCGATCGTGGTATCCAACAACTCAATCGGTGAGTACATCCCCGGCAACGCTGCCAACAAAAATAGCACTGCCCCATGCCAATGGACTGACGTTTGTAGAAACAAGCCAGATCCTCTACGCCGAATCCGACAGTAATTACACCAATTTCGTGCTGGAAACGGGCGAAAAATACCTCATTTCCAAAACCCTCGGCGATGTTCAGGAGATGCTGGAAACACGGAATTTCCTGCGCGTTCATCGGCAGTACATAGTGAATCTGGATCACATTAAACGTCTGGTCAAAGGCGAAGGTACTTATCTGGTGCTGACTACGGGGGCCAACATTCCTGTATCCAGGCAGCACAAAGATCGCTTATTGGAGCGGTTTGGCTGGGTGTAA
- a CDS encoding sensor histidine kinase, whose amino-acid sequence MLVRSLGFEYKQEQLRVLIGDNGKGFDQTLLSLRTGQTSMQQRADAIVAQLRVRSEPCQGAPLQLVVNT is encoded by the coding sequence ATGCTCGTGAGGAGCTTAGGGTTCGAGTATAAGCAGGAGCAGCTCAGAGTTCTGATTGGCGACAACGGAAAAGGGTTTGATCAAACCCTGTTAAGTCTGCGAACTGGTCAGACTAGCATGCAGCAACGGGCTGATGCCATAGTGGCCCAACTTCGGGTACGGTCGGAGCCTTGCCAGGGGGCTCCTCTCCAACTGGTTGTTAATACGTAA
- a CDS encoding ABC transporter permease, producing MLLNYLKIAQRIFRKDSTFTLINVVGLAAGLAVALLIIQYVRFELSYENTNPLANRIVRLTMDYMNGGAVDAQDAETYPQIGPRANQEMAQVVNYTRVYSIIKPSMTVQIGKEYQAVEKVLAVDSSFFSLFNYPLLRGSRKDLFTKPRQAVLTKSMALTYFNTLDVLGKTMKVPKPEGNMLLEIVGVVADSPANTHLKFDMLFSYPTLRSDFGQQEDDWSSNNVFTYLQLAENTSYDRFTKSLAAFSDRLLTEKKITSERVIGQKISEIHLYSHKTYENEPNGEARSVYVLLGVAFLVLLSALVNYVNLTTAKALDRAREMGLRKVVGSTQSQIRMQIFIETILINIIASGLAVGLVAGFQSVFVQVAGLPEGFSVMGDVFFWESAGAFLLLSVILSGFYPAFVLSSYDPVKVLKGNFSRSTKGTLLRKSLVVFQFTITLILLVQTFAVYQQVSFLREQNLGLTIDHTLVVKAPASNNARQEYGAFRQMLLAQSQVKSVSVSGAVPGLESSLMNTTTGINLSDAVKKTNYNYYMAKIDTSFFELMGIRLLAGKNFDATTRPGFSDTTNRQLIVNEETIRLWGIPTPEQAIGKRVDLWGHQATIRGVVRNYHYESPKAAHIPIIHMYSPSFDSFASVKFAGGNAKEQLATLKQVYEANFPHTPFSYFFMDSEYDKQYKADDRFQQVFGALTGLAILISCLGLFGLATFTVSKRTKEIGIRKVIGASTMNLMLLLSTDFIRTVLLSILIGLPITYLLVKNWLANYAARIELSGWLFAWPALLVLLLVLVSIGSRTVATALMNPVKSLRSE from the coding sequence ATGCTCCTAAACTATTTAAAAATCGCCCAACGTATTTTCAGAAAAGATAGCACGTTTACCCTCATTAATGTCGTGGGGCTGGCTGCGGGTTTGGCTGTGGCATTACTTATTATTCAGTACGTACGTTTTGAGTTAAGTTACGAAAACACAAACCCGTTGGCCAATCGGATTGTGCGACTCACCATGGACTATATGAATGGGGGCGCAGTGGACGCTCAGGATGCCGAGACGTATCCTCAGATTGGCCCTAGAGCCAATCAGGAAATGGCTCAAGTCGTTAACTACACCCGCGTCTATTCCATCATCAAACCGAGTATGACGGTTCAGATTGGCAAGGAGTATCAGGCCGTGGAGAAAGTACTGGCGGTCGATTCCTCCTTTTTTTCCCTGTTCAACTACCCACTCCTGCGAGGAAGCCGCAAAGACCTCTTTACCAAACCCCGACAGGCTGTTCTGACAAAATCGATGGCATTAACGTACTTCAATACCCTAGATGTGCTGGGTAAAACGATGAAAGTACCAAAACCGGAAGGTAACATGCTGTTAGAAATCGTTGGCGTGGTGGCGGACAGCCCGGCCAATACACACCTGAAATTTGACATGCTCTTCTCCTACCCGACGCTGCGCTCCGACTTTGGCCAACAAGAAGATGACTGGAGCAGCAATAATGTATTCACCTATCTGCAACTTGCCGAAAACACCAGCTACGACCGGTTTACCAAATCGCTGGCTGCTTTTAGCGACCGATTGCTCACCGAAAAGAAGATAACCAGCGAGCGGGTGATCGGTCAGAAAATCAGCGAAATCCATCTGTATTCCCATAAAACCTACGAAAACGAACCAAACGGTGAAGCACGGTCTGTATATGTTCTGCTAGGCGTAGCTTTTCTAGTACTGCTAAGCGCCTTAGTCAACTATGTGAATTTGACCACCGCCAAAGCCCTCGACCGGGCGCGGGAAATGGGACTAAGAAAGGTCGTTGGTTCCACGCAGAGCCAGATAAGAATGCAGATCTTTATCGAAACGATCCTGATCAACATCATTGCCTCAGGTCTGGCCGTGGGGTTAGTGGCGGGCTTTCAGTCGGTGTTTGTTCAGGTGGCGGGGCTACCCGAAGGCTTTAGCGTTATGGGCGATGTGTTTTTCTGGGAAAGTGCCGGTGCGTTTCTGCTACTGAGTGTTATCCTGTCGGGATTTTATCCAGCCTTCGTCTTGTCTTCATACGATCCGGTCAAGGTACTCAAGGGTAATTTCTCGCGCTCAACCAAAGGCACCTTGCTTCGGAAGTCGTTAGTCGTTTTTCAATTTACAATTACCCTTATCTTGTTGGTGCAGACGTTTGCCGTTTACCAACAGGTGTCTTTTCTGCGCGAACAGAACTTAGGCCTAACCATCGATCATACGCTGGTTGTGAAAGCGCCAGCAAGCAATAACGCCCGCCAGGAGTACGGTGCGTTTCGACAAATGCTATTGGCTCAATCGCAGGTAAAATCGGTGTCCGTTTCGGGAGCCGTACCGGGCCTGGAGTCTTCCTTGATGAATACAACGACGGGCATCAATTTGTCGGATGCCGTCAAGAAAACGAATTACAATTATTACATGGCAAAGATCGATACATCGTTCTTCGAGCTGATGGGTATCCGGCTGCTGGCGGGCAAAAACTTCGATGCCACGACCCGGCCGGGTTTTTCAGATACGACGAATCGACAGCTCATTGTCAACGAAGAAACCATCCGGCTCTGGGGAATTCCTACGCCCGAGCAGGCTATTGGTAAACGGGTAGACCTCTGGGGTCATCAGGCAACGATTCGAGGTGTTGTCAGAAATTACCATTACGAATCACCAAAGGCTGCCCACATACCTATTATTCACATGTACTCCCCTTCGTTCGATTCGTTCGCCAGTGTGAAGTTTGCCGGGGGTAATGCTAAGGAGCAACTCGCTACGTTGAAACAGGTTTACGAGGCTAATTTCCCCCATACACCATTTAGCTATTTCTTCATGGATAGTGAGTATGACAAACAGTACAAAGCCGACGATCGCTTTCAGCAAGTATTCGGGGCCTTAACTGGCCTGGCCATTCTGATCTCCTGCCTGGGCCTGTTCGGTCTGGCCACGTTTACGGTTTCCAAACGAACGAAGGAAATCGGGATTCGTAAAGTGATTGGGGCCAGCACAATGAACCTGATGCTTTTACTTTCGACCGATTTTATCCGAACCGTTCTGCTTTCGATCCTGATTGGCCTTCCCATCACCTATTTATTAGTCAAAAACTGGCTGGCCAACTACGCGGCCCGTATTGAATTAAGCGGGTGGCTTTTTGCCTGGCCAGCTTTGTTGGTACTGTTACTGGTTTTGGTATCGATCGGTAGTCGAACCGTGGCTACAGCGCTGATGAACCCAGTCAAATCACTTCGGTCTGAATGA
- a CDS encoding SMP-30/gluconolactonase/LRE family protein: MNKSSTLRFLFVLSATWLTACEDHSQSPNAPFPERINFVADRQYPEGIAYSSQLAKFLVTSIPLGKVGTVDTDGRYEDLLTDPGFIAAIGMKVADGRVFVCNSDQGRSVRSTPSTTRQTAELLVFNLATRQLERRTDLDALLPAADPNFANDVTIAPDGTAYVTDSFSPVIYKVTGAGAASILVRDDVRFASLTFGLNGIAYHPNGFLIVANTGQGKLFKVDLQNGNAITEVSGTGSLPGDGLTFLNNDLYVVTGGNRVAQLRSTDNWQSATILKYDASGYTGATTSVAVNGQLYTLNARIGEVGDARDFSIQRFR, from the coding sequence ATGAATAAATCATCTACTCTTCGTTTTCTTTTTGTCCTGTCTGCTACCTGGCTGACCGCCTGTGAAGATCACAGTCAGAGTCCGAATGCACCATTTCCGGAACGTATTAATTTTGTGGCTGACCGCCAATATCCAGAAGGTATTGCTTACTCTTCGCAATTGGCTAAATTTCTGGTCACATCCATACCGCTTGGTAAGGTAGGTACAGTCGATACCGATGGTCGTTATGAGGATTTGCTGACAGATCCTGGATTTATTGCTGCTATTGGGATGAAAGTAGCCGATGGCCGCGTGTTTGTCTGCAATAGTGATCAGGGTCGGTCAGTTAGAAGTACTCCCTCAACCACCCGCCAAACGGCTGAACTACTGGTCTTCAACCTAGCTACCCGGCAGCTTGAGCGTCGGACGGATCTTGATGCATTGCTACCCGCTGCCGACCCAAACTTTGCCAATGACGTAACAATTGCTCCCGATGGGACAGCCTATGTGACGGATTCGTTTTCCCCTGTAATTTACAAAGTTACCGGAGCTGGAGCAGCCAGTATTCTGGTAAGAGATGATGTTCGATTCGCCAGCCTGACCTTCGGCTTAAATGGGATTGCTTACCATCCGAATGGCTTCCTCATTGTCGCTAATACGGGACAGGGGAAACTGTTTAAAGTGGATTTACAAAACGGCAATGCGATCACTGAAGTGAGTGGAACAGGATCGTTGCCCGGTGATGGACTGACCTTTCTCAATAACGACTTATATGTTGTGACCGGTGGCAATCGGGTGGCCCAGCTGCGTAGTACGGATAATTGGCAATCGGCCACAATTCTAAAATACGACGCCAGTGGGTACACGGGTGCAACAACAAGCGTAGCCGTTAATGGTCAGCTTTATACACTCAATGCCCGTATTGGAGAAGTTGGTGATGCGCGGGACTTCAGCATTCAGCGGTTCCGCTAG
- a CDS encoding hybrid sensor histidine kinase/response regulator transcription factor, producing MTLILLIVSLLLSIVSTSEAQNFYFNALTSEHGLSHNSVFSIKQDHKGFIWFGTRAGISRYDSQRLKNYPLNDTDPSAEGARVNCLYTVGHELWVGTATGLFRYLFDKDEFVPVSLGKKSVNVLGIQRVSTGDLWIGSQDGIYILSERGLVRQILPGQLVHDICEFRKGSFLILHNNTPCIINSTGETIITLPIDGDNHRKSHTLRNHKLFKDRRGAIWLSTENDLLQLDENAMIFRSLEWFSRLVRGRVRIIRTVVEDLAGNVWIGSEAGIIMVDSQRQTARSYDKSFTASPYGLTDRAVYSSFVSRDGIVWLGTYFGGVNYTKPIGISFEHLFPATDGQTIAGKAISQLAIDGQDRLWVGTEDGGISIQDRVTGRYTYHNRANGLSDNNIHAILIDKSGVAWVGTFLGGLNRIDPVTGKKKVFLHNPDDPTSLASNYVNALHRDRTGQLWVGTTRGLNILDEKTGTFRLFKPQELGTRFVVDLLGDTSGRIWIATSFSGVYQYDPKLDQLTHYDVSNTPVLQSNQIMSVYQDSDHNIWFGSLNGGACQWSYRQKKFINHPVQAYLSTQTVYETLEDNNGTYWFSTNSGLLSFNPKKNTHRVFDGSNGLEATQFNFKSALKDRQGNLYFGSVDGLCYFNPDSIAKRVFDPPVYFTDLKLFNKEVRADGELMLTKRLDETKELVFNYEQNVITFDFVAINYFSKQTNYYTYYLEGFEETWGPKTTVNSQTYTNLSPGTYTFHVRSYQSNGDLSPTERTLQLVVKPPFWRTTFAYLFYGLLGIGLLVLYRRVITYLNRQKMAVQMERVEREKSRELNQQKLNFFTFLSNEFKTPITLIIAEIDELIQNNQAWRADSATNYSIIKNNARRLQALIDQITELRKTGHEIQKIHLVDADIIAFIKETLKGFDPLLRARQIYKRLTFSPPYLMASFDAGKLEMIIGNVYFYLIDQLAEGDELNFDVEIVKTSDQATAELQLTFTFNGQPGLLKSLETSYQYAGNSEEIFAQNNSLSIGILLTFSLLKMLSGRVIFSDMDDWGRISLQIPIRKTPVSKATANSKIEHSISRHIVDSPEVNLGRDGDLFSFPVEDSLLNDKPNLLIIERSKELAQFLKRHYGETYRISVATTFNEALKKAESRLPEIILCDSNMLDKEFKSICLVLKSNPQTQHIPIILLLENEEDKTIIEGLNSGAEGYISKPFSLKEMDLMITNQLKTVSLLKTKLTGSLAGSLLSSLPRHNKDQEFVLRFASLINQQYKNKDVTADVLAQQMKCSRSQLHMKLKTLTGLSTKEYLNDYRLMLARELLESGTSVTEAAFEVGFSDPNYFGRAFKNKFGITPSKIY from the coding sequence TTGACTCTTATTTTGTTGATTGTTAGTTTGTTACTCTCAATCGTCAGCACAAGTGAGGCTCAAAACTTTTATTTTAATGCGCTCACATCTGAACATGGTTTGTCGCACAATAGTGTTTTTAGCATCAAGCAGGACCACAAGGGCTTCATCTGGTTCGGAACGCGGGCAGGAATTAGTCGATACGATAGCCAGCGTCTTAAAAATTACCCGCTAAATGATACTGACCCCAGTGCTGAAGGGGCCAGAGTCAACTGCCTTTATACCGTTGGGCACGAACTCTGGGTAGGAACTGCTACTGGCCTGTTTCGGTACCTTTTCGATAAGGATGAATTTGTTCCGGTATCGCTGGGGAAAAAATCAGTCAACGTATTGGGTATCCAACGGGTATCGACAGGCGACTTATGGATTGGCAGTCAGGATGGGATCTATATTTTATCCGAGCGTGGATTAGTACGTCAAATTCTGCCAGGGCAGCTCGTTCACGATATTTGTGAGTTTCGAAAAGGTTCTTTTCTGATTTTGCATAACAATACGCCATGCATCATCAATTCAACCGGCGAAACCATAATTACACTTCCCATTGATGGGGATAATCATCGAAAATCACATACGCTGCGCAACCATAAGCTTTTCAAAGATCGCCGGGGAGCTATCTGGCTGAGTACGGAAAACGATCTGCTGCAATTAGATGAAAATGCCATGATCTTCAGGTCGTTAGAGTGGTTTTCGCGGCTTGTACGTGGGCGAGTACGGATAATTCGTACCGTTGTCGAAGATTTGGCCGGAAACGTCTGGATTGGCAGTGAAGCGGGGATAATTATGGTTGACAGCCAACGCCAAACGGCACGTAGCTACGATAAATCGTTTACGGCCTCTCCCTATGGCCTGACTGACCGGGCAGTTTATTCAAGCTTCGTGAGTCGGGATGGAATCGTTTGGCTGGGAACGTATTTTGGTGGGGTCAACTACACGAAACCCATCGGCATTTCATTCGAGCATCTTTTTCCAGCCACCGACGGGCAAACCATTGCGGGAAAGGCCATTAGCCAGCTTGCCATTGATGGGCAGGATCGTCTTTGGGTTGGCACTGAAGATGGAGGCATTAGTATTCAAGACCGGGTTACTGGTCGATATACGTATCATAACCGGGCGAATGGTCTGAGTGATAATAACATACACGCTATTTTGATCGATAAGTCGGGAGTGGCCTGGGTTGGTACGTTTCTGGGTGGGCTAAACCGTATCGATCCTGTAACGGGGAAAAAGAAAGTATTTCTACATAATCCGGATGACCCGACCTCGCTGGCAAGCAATTACGTTAATGCACTTCATCGCGACCGAACCGGTCAACTTTGGGTGGGTACCACTCGGGGCCTGAATATTCTGGATGAGAAAACGGGCACCTTTCGACTCTTCAAACCTCAGGAGTTGGGAACCCGCTTTGTTGTTGATTTGCTAGGCGATACATCGGGACGAATTTGGATTGCTACATCGTTCTCAGGTGTGTACCAGTACGACCCTAAACTCGATCAATTAACTCATTATGACGTCAGTAACACGCCTGTTTTGCAGAGCAATCAAATTATGAGTGTTTATCAAGATTCAGACCATAATATCTGGTTCGGCAGCCTGAATGGGGGGGCGTGTCAGTGGAGTTATAGGCAAAAAAAATTTATCAACCATCCAGTACAAGCTTACCTGTCTACTCAGACGGTGTATGAAACACTGGAAGATAACAATGGCACGTACTGGTTTTCGACCAATAGCGGGTTGCTTTCATTTAATCCAAAAAAGAACACACATCGGGTATTCGACGGGAGTAATGGGCTTGAGGCTACCCAGTTCAATTTTAAATCGGCCCTGAAAGACCGTCAGGGCAATCTGTATTTTGGGAGCGTAGACGGACTTTGCTATTTCAATCCAGACAGCATTGCGAAACGGGTTTTTGATCCGCCCGTTTATTTTACCGACCTCAAGCTCTTTAATAAGGAAGTCAGGGCCGACGGCGAATTGATGCTAACAAAGCGTCTTGATGAAACAAAGGAACTGGTTTTTAATTACGAGCAGAATGTCATTACGTTCGATTTTGTAGCCATCAATTATTTTTCGAAGCAGACCAATTATTATACGTATTACCTCGAAGGATTCGAAGAAACCTGGGGTCCGAAAACCACCGTTAACTCGCAAACATACACGAATCTATCACCCGGAACTTACACGTTTCACGTTCGGTCGTATCAATCAAATGGCGATTTGTCACCAACGGAGCGTACGCTTCAGCTAGTTGTGAAACCACCTTTCTGGCGAACGACCTTCGCCTATCTCTTTTATGGATTGCTCGGCATTGGTTTGCTGGTTCTCTATCGGCGGGTCATTACGTATCTGAACCGCCAGAAAATGGCCGTGCAGATGGAACGGGTAGAGCGCGAAAAAAGCAGAGAGCTGAACCAGCAGAAACTGAATTTCTTTACATTCCTCTCCAATGAATTCAAAACACCGATTACCCTGATTATCGCGGAGATTGACGAATTGATTCAAAACAACCAGGCCTGGCGCGCCGATTCTGCAACGAATTATAGTATCATCAAGAACAACGCCCGGCGGTTGCAGGCACTGATTGATCAGATTACCGAACTTCGTAAAACAGGCCACGAAATTCAAAAAATCCACCTTGTTGATGCCGATATCATTGCCTTCATCAAAGAAACGTTGAAGGGATTCGACCCCCTGCTCCGGGCCAGGCAAATTTACAAGCGACTTACCTTTTCTCCCCCGTATCTGATGGCGTCGTTTGATGCCGGAAAGCTGGAAATGATTATTGGTAATGTATATTTTTACCTGATTGACCAACTGGCCGAAGGAGATGAGCTGAATTTTGATGTTGAGATTGTTAAGACTTCGGATCAGGCAACGGCGGAATTGCAACTCACCTTCACATTCAATGGCCAGCCAGGGCTGTTGAAAAGTCTTGAAACCAGTTATCAGTATGCTGGAAATTCAGAAGAGATTTTTGCGCAGAATAATTCACTCAGCATCGGTATATTGTTAACATTCAGTCTGTTGAAAATGCTTTCGGGGCGCGTAATTTTTTCCGATATGGATGACTGGGGGCGAATTTCGCTCCAAATCCCCATCCGAAAAACGCCTGTCAGCAAGGCAACTGCGAACTCCAAAATTGAACACTCGATAAGTAGGCATATTGTCGATTCGCCGGAAGTAAATCTGGGGCGGGATGGGGACTTATTTAGTTTCCCGGTTGAGGATTCGTTACTGAATGATAAACCCAATCTGCTAATTATTGAACGCTCTAAAGAACTGGCTCAGTTTCTGAAACGCCATTACGGAGAAACGTACCGCATTAGCGTGGCGACTACGTTTAACGAAGCGCTCAAGAAGGCCGAAAGCAGGCTGCCTGAAATTATTCTCTGTGACAGCAATATGCTCGATAAAGAGTTTAAAAGCATCTGCCTGGTTCTAAAGAGCAATCCACAAACGCAACATATACCGATTATTCTACTACTGGAAAACGAGGAAGATAAAACGATTATTGAAGGCCTAAATAGTGGTGCCGAAGGATACATAAGCAAACCTTTCAGCCTGAAAGAGATGGATTTGATGATTACCAATCAACTGAAAACGGTATCCTTATTAAAAACTAAGCTAACAGGCAGTCTGGCGGGTTCTCTATTAAGCTCCCTGCCTCGACACAATAAAGATCAGGAGTTTGTGCTGCGGTTCGCTTCACTGATTAATCAGCAGTATAAAAATAAAGATGTAACGGCCGACGTACTGGCCCAGCAGATGAAATGCAGCCGGTCGCAACTGCATATGAAACTGAAAACACTAACGGGTCTGAGTACGAAGGAATACCTGAACGATTATCGCCTGATGTTAGCTCGTGAGTTGCTCGAAAGTGGCACAAGCGTGACCGAAGCGGCTTTTGAAGTGGGTTTCAGTGATCCAAATTATTTTGGTCGGGCCTTCAAAAATAAGTTCGGAATTACGCCAAGTAAAATTTACTAA
- a CDS encoding sensor histidine kinase codes for MNYWLLLLLGLPLLVEAQHVGPARAVTTNQAVSVGMLPPFQLNGTPNWTKSQDMASHTLFYDDLSGLPEPFPVIHRQRFLPFAQKQQTFRNPPQSKVSTIVTWLAFRVQNTSPTQSAETLLDIGGHGQIDLYTDRGVHVEQTGIYFLPYNIGQWEPIHLQVGPLQTTTFFVKITDLVRVVSPILPMLHTPLSLKLIIADRSYLMRWLFLSMAMIAAGLFIMSLFAVTQYYFNRDLVFLYYTIFCFAASFSVVWNMNFALGLGLPLQMRSTNQPFSFIISFFYILFIARFIDLPIHSSKTWAFLRALLVVFAIQEAQAIYEYGNGLIFRANWYYLGQELPFLVAGIVVFIALLRSKSPFRGYLLVGIICLWLISYFVLFLDVRIMTGNSFIQVFARFLPFFFSLGILFESFFFLLALAYRNRLVEVEKNQMQGRYTQQLEEQLTIRTQEIESKNQLLEDRRIQQLQTEFEHKLADTEMTALRAQMNPHFIFNCLNSIKLYTLQNDTDKASDYLTKFSRLIRLVLENSRADRIPLQNELEALQLYSDLEAMRFKHKVRVDIRVDPDIDQQEATIPPLLLQPYVENAIWHGLMHKMEGGTVTVEVTQPNDTYLHVEVTDDGVGRARAGELKSKSAGNHKSFGMQVTADRIRMINELYNTQTQTQIFDLVAPDDEPLGTKVVLDIPI; via the coding sequence ATGAACTACTGGCTGTTGCTTTTATTGGGGTTGCCGCTACTGGTAGAAGCACAACACGTTGGGCCAGCCAGGGCTGTCACTACGAATCAGGCTGTCTCCGTGGGTATGCTCCCGCCATTCCAGCTGAATGGTACACCCAACTGGACGAAGTCGCAGGATATGGCCAGCCATACCTTGTTTTATGATGACCTATCAGGTTTGCCTGAGCCGTTCCCCGTCATTCATCGGCAGAGGTTCCTTCCCTTTGCCCAAAAGCAGCAGACATTCCGAAATCCTCCACAATCAAAGGTGTCGACCATTGTTACCTGGCTGGCATTCCGGGTTCAAAACACTAGCCCAACCCAATCGGCCGAAACCCTGCTGGATATAGGCGGGCATGGGCAGATTGACTTATACACGGATCGGGGCGTGCATGTGGAGCAAACGGGTATCTATTTTTTACCCTATAATATCGGGCAATGGGAGCCTATTCACTTGCAGGTTGGCCCGTTGCAGACCACCACGTTTTTTGTGAAGATCACGGATTTAGTACGTGTTGTATCGCCCATACTGCCCATGCTGCATACCCCCTTAAGCCTGAAATTGATAATTGCCGACCGTTCATACCTGATGAGATGGTTGTTTTTGTCTATGGCAATGATAGCTGCTGGTTTGTTTATTATGAGTCTGTTTGCGGTCACGCAGTATTATTTCAATCGGGATCTGGTCTTTCTATACTATACAATCTTCTGTTTTGCCGCTTCCTTCTCCGTGGTGTGGAATATGAATTTTGCGTTAGGGTTAGGCCTGCCGTTACAGATGCGATCAACAAATCAACCTTTTTCCTTTATCATCTCGTTCTTTTATATCTTGTTTATTGCCCGCTTTATTGATTTACCGATCCATTCCTCTAAAACCTGGGCGTTTCTACGTGCTTTGCTGGTTGTGTTTGCCATTCAGGAAGCCCAGGCTATCTACGAATATGGTAATGGGTTGATTTTTAGAGCTAATTGGTACTATCTCGGGCAGGAGTTACCATTTTTAGTGGCCGGTATCGTGGTCTTTATTGCCTTATTGCGCAGTAAGAGCCCATTTCGAGGCTATCTGCTCGTTGGAATTATCTGCCTATGGCTGATCTCTTATTTCGTTTTATTTTTAGATGTTCGAATTATGACGGGCAACTCTTTTATTCAGGTGTTTGCCAGGTTCCTTCCGTTTTTCTTCAGCCTGGGCATATTGTTTGAGAGTTTCTTCTTTTTGCTGGCCCTGGCTTATCGAAATCGGTTAGTTGAAGTCGAGAAAAACCAGATGCAAGGACGGTACACCCAGCAACTCGAAGAGCAGCTCACCATACGAACGCAGGAAATCGAGTCCAAGAATCAACTGCTGGAAGACCGACGCATTCAGCAACTTCAAACTGAGTTTGAGCATAAACTGGCCGATACTGAAATGACGGCCCTGCGCGCCCAAATGAATCCTCATTTTATCTTCAACTGTCTCAATTCCATCAAGTTATACACGCTTCAAAACGATACCGATAAAGCCTCCGATTACCTGACCAAGTTCTCCCGGCTTATCCGGCTCGTCCTCGAAAACTCCCGCGCTGACCGCATTCCGCTGCAAAACGAACTGGAAGCTCTCCAACTCTACAGCGATTTGGAAGCCATGCGCTTTAAACATAAAGTACGGGTGGACATTCGGGTTGACCCCGACATCGACCAGCAGGAGGCTACCATTCCGCCCTTGTTACTCCAGCCCTACGTCGAGAATGCCATCTGGCATGGGCTGATGCATAAGATGGAAGGGGGAACCGTAACGGTTGAGGTCACCCAACCTAACGATACCTATTTGCACGTTGAAGTTACGGATGATGGCGTTGGTCGGGCGCGGGCGGGAGAACTCAAAAGCAAGTCGGCTGGCAACCATAAATCCTTTGGCATGCAAGTAACGGCCGACCGTATACGGATGATTAATGAACTCTACAACACCCAAACACAGACCCAGATTTTTGATTTGGTCGCCCCCGACGACGAACCCCTCGGCACGAAAGTCGTGCTGGATATACCGATTTAA